CTGCCGCTAGGGAGTACGAGCGGGTGGGGAGGCTGGCCGAGGAAGGGTCGAAGCCATGCACGGGGGGCTGTGCGACGACTTTGACCAAACGGGAGGTCGGCTACTTCCCCACACGCTCGGACCCCACTTCCGGCGCCGAGGATGGGAGCCTGACAAGACGATGTCCTCAACGAGCCTACTATCTGCCGCTGCCGCAAGGGAGACTGCGCGAGCGGGGGGGATGGCCGAACAGAGCCGAAGGTCGGTATGGGGGTGCCGACATTTTGACTCAGCGGGAGGTCGGCTATCCCCCTCGTCGCCACCTGCTCTTGCGGCGAGGATGCGGCGATGGACAGACCTACTATCTGCCGCTGCCGCTGAGAGATTGAGCGAGTGGAAAGACGGTCAAGTGGCCGGAGTGACGGTGCGCGGGGCGCCTTGGGGACCGGCCCAAAGCAACGGGGATTGGCCGTCTTCCCCCCGCTTCCAGCGGGCGGAGAGAACAGAGAAGAAGCCAGGAGGAGCCGGGCGAAGGTTCCGAAATGACGGGTGGAAATGACCACGTGAATAAAGAGTCTCTGGTTCGCTGTCGAGAGGTGCGACAGGCGGGCGAGAGACGTTTTTGTTGCCTGACCGTCATGGAAGAGGGTTAACGGGAATGCGTGAACCGGGTTTGATCGAGGCCAACGTGTCAATGGGCGTGGACAGGCTAACGGATCGGGACCGGCCGATGGAACTGGAGAAGACCCATACGCCGGTCATCGAGGCGCCGGAGCGGGTGCGCAAGGGGGAGCCTTTTGCCTGTACGATTCGTCTGGGTGCGATTCCGCACGACGACAAGGGCTCGGAGCACTACGTGGAGTTGGTCGAACTGTTCGCGGATCGGCAGTACCTGACCCGCATCGAGTTCACGCCCCGCAGCGCCTGCCGGCAGATTGAGTTGACGCTTTGCCTGGATCGCGACGTCCGCGAACTGCGGGCCTACGAGCGGTGCAACCTTCACGGAACCTGGCTCGGCGCCCGAGGCATCACCGTGGTGGATTGACCGATCGGGCTGAGGGTCTCCGGGCGGATCTGGGACCAAGGTTCGACGAAAGGGGTCATTATGAAAGCCCGCGTGGATCCGGACACGTGTACCGGGTGCGAGTTGTGCCCGGAGATATGTCCTGAGGTATTTGAAATGACCGATGAAGGGGTGGCCCACGCCAAGGTGGAGACGGTGCCGCCGGAGCACGAGGACGCGGCGCGAGAAGCGGCTGAGAGCTGCCCCGTCGAAGCGATAGAGATTGAGGAATAACCGAAACGCGGTGCGGGTTTGGGGGGTCGCGCAGGGCGCGAAACCTTGTCACCGCACGGGGGTCGATCATACGATCGAGGTCGGCCGGTGCGATCATGATAGAGCCGGTGGTGGGGGCAGAGGGTAGACAGCCTTCTGCCCCTGCTCGCGTTATTCGGCACAGACGGTGAACGGAAAGGAGCATGACATGACGCGCCGGGAACGAGTGGCGAAGGTGAACGACCTGCGGGAGGGGGAG
This sequence is a window from Phycisphaerae bacterium. Protein-coding genes within it:
- a CDS encoding desulfoferrodoxin, whose translation is MREPGLIEANVSMGVDRLTDRDRPMELEKTHTPVIEAPERVRKGEPFACTIRLGAIPHDDKGSEHYVELVELFADRQYLTRIEFTPRSACRQIELTLCLDRDVRELRAYERCNLHGTWLGARGITVVD
- a CDS encoding ferredoxin, with product MKARVDPDTCTGCELCPEICPEVFEMTDEGVAHAKVETVPPEHEDAAREAAESCPVEAIEIEE